From Nitrosopumilus zosterae, the proteins below share one genomic window:
- a CDS encoding D-2-hydroxyacid dehydrogenase yields MGFDDSVLICDEIDPILNKILEDNGLKISYEPEITPEQIIEKISNFNIVIVRSRTTITKEMIDKADNCKIIARVGVGLDNVDQVAAKAKNIRVINAVEGAMNAVAELVLGLMLSLARQTARGDRAIRNGQWLKKELKGTELRGKYLGIIGLGNIGKRLGRLARALNMNIIGYDVIPIDEEFSKEVGLMKADLNTLLQSSDYVSIHVPLLDSTHHLLDAQKMSTMKNTAKIINTSRGGVVDEDALYDALKNGKLGGAALDVFEKEPAIGTKLAELDNVILTPHIGAQTKEAQSLAANVIGEKIIQILRGVI; encoded by the coding sequence ATGGGATTTGACGATTCAGTGTTGATCTGTGATGAAATAGATCCTATCTTGAATAAAATTTTAGAAGATAATGGACTGAAAATCTCTTATGAACCTGAGATAACTCCTGAACAAATAATAGAAAAAATTTCAAATTTCAATATCGTGATTGTCAGAAGCAGGACTACCATAACAAAAGAGATGATCGACAAGGCAGATAATTGTAAGATCATAGCACGTGTTGGAGTTGGACTTGATAATGTAGATCAAGTGGCTGCCAAAGCAAAAAACATTCGTGTAATTAATGCAGTAGAAGGTGCAATGAATGCAGTTGCGGAATTAGTTTTGGGCTTGATGCTTTCGCTTGCAAGACAAACTGCAAGAGGTGATAGGGCAATAAGAAACGGACAGTGGCTCAAAAAAGAACTAAAGGGAACTGAGCTCAGGGGAAAATATCTTGGAATAATTGGTTTGGGGAATATAGGAAAAAGATTGGGCAGATTAGCACGTGCATTAAACATGAATATCATCGGATATGATGTCATTCCAATTGATGAAGAATTCTCAAAAGAAGTAGGACTGATGAAAGCCGACTTGAATACTCTTTTGCAAAGTTCTGACTACGTCTCAATACATGTGCCTTTATTGGATTCCACACATCATCTTTTAGATGCACAGAAAATGTCCACGATGAAAAATACCGCAAAAATCATCAACACCTCTAGAGGCGGTGTCGTTGACGAGGATGCACTTTATGACGCTCTTAAAAATGGAAAATTAGGTGGAGCAGCTTTGGATGTTTTTGAAAAGGAACCTGCGATTGGAACCAAATTGGCAGAACTTGACAATGTGATCTTGACCCCTCATATCGGTGCTCAAACAAAGGAGGCGCAATCTTTGGCTGCAAACGTAATTGGTGAAAAGATTATTCAAATCCTTCGTGGCGTTATCTAG
- a CDS encoding multicopper oxidase domain-containing protein, with amino-acid sequence MLFTIAAVAVMGATLFGSTYTQTQISGQSLDISKMDVNVIEQIHQMGGLQLVMPQAFAETDCGALESSGRTVVEFNLTGESVELPIMGGKTYNAMTFSGQVPGPTLRVTQGDVVKMTLTIPDDEVTGHGNDMHASQMSASNFESVNPGETSQYCYIAESAGVFKYHCSGVKLIGMDQHVLSGMYGIAIVDPANGYKKLMVEKTSGSGELDRKFYDADALEFQLQYNQLYLTPEGNYDAGAMFMHHNTATVVNGMQFGYVPNMAHNLLVNGDVKKNIFVAQPWNGIEHKQYQSQLLFVENDQHVRLFIENHGNEPVFFHIVGEILDRVTQGNRVQSGATETWLLGGSQNMIVDLVFDEPGAYAAVNHDYAAIYTGAATVFVAGDPFGLNPVLVEKGVIPAPVASYAYALGNPSDAVPPMGANSIAHPAINIHGLYTDEVASEMQASGDYVALWEVIPVVAEILTS; translated from the coding sequence ATGCTCTTTACAATTGCAGCAGTAGCTGTAATGGGGGCAACCTTATTCGGAAGCACATACACACAAACCCAAATCAGTGGACAATCACTTGATATCTCCAAAATGGATGTCAATGTAATTGAACAAATCCACCAGATGGGCGGTTTACAGCTTGTAATGCCTCAAGCATTCGCAGAAACTGATTGTGGTGCATTAGAAAGCTCTGGACGTACAGTAGTTGAGTTTAACTTGACTGGTGAAAGTGTTGAACTTCCAATCATGGGAGGAAAAACTTACAACGCCATGACCTTTAGTGGACAAGTCCCAGGACCAACACTAAGAGTTACACAAGGTGATGTTGTAAAAATGACACTTACAATTCCAGACGATGAAGTTACTGGACACGGTAACGACATGCACGCATCACAAATGTCAGCATCAAACTTTGAATCAGTTAATCCTGGTGAAACAAGTCAATACTGTTACATTGCTGAATCTGCAGGTGTTTTCAAATACCATTGTTCTGGTGTCAAACTAATTGGTATGGACCAACACGTTCTTTCCGGCATGTACGGAATTGCAATCGTTGATCCAGCTAATGGATACAAGAAATTAATGGTAGAGAAAACCAGCGGCAGCGGTGAATTAGACAGAAAATTCTACGATGCAGATGCATTAGAGTTCCAACTCCAATACAACCAATTGTACCTTACACCTGAAGGCAATTATGATGCAGGAGCAATGTTCATGCATCACAACACTGCAACAGTTGTTAATGGAATGCAATTCGGTTATGTACCAAACATGGCTCACAACTTACTCGTCAATGGCGATGTAAAGAAGAACATCTTTGTTGCACAACCATGGAATGGAATTGAACACAAGCAATACCAATCACAACTCTTGTTTGTTGAAAATGATCAACACGTGAGACTCTTTATCGAAAACCACGGTAACGAACCAGTCTTCTTCCACATTGTAGGAGAAATCTTGGACAGAGTTACTCAAGGTAACAGAGTACAATCCGGAGCAACTGAAACATGGTTACTCGGAGGTTCACAGAACATGATTGTTGACTTGGTCTTTGATGAACCAGGTGCATACGCAGCAGTAAACCATGATTATGCAGCAATTTACACTGGCGCAGCTACAGTCTTTGTAGCAGGTGATCCATTCGGCTTGAACCCAGTTCTAGTTGAGAAAGGAGTCATCCCAGCACCAGTTGCATCTTATGCATATGCTTTAGGCAATCCAAGTGATGCTGTCCCACCAATGGGAGCAAACAGTATTGCTCATCCTGCAATAAACATTCACGGTTTGTATACTGATGAAGTAGCTTCTGAAATGCAAGCAAGTGGCGATTATGTCGCATTATGGGAAGTAATTCCTGTAGTGGCAGAGATCCTTACTTCTTGA
- a CDS encoding TlpA family protein disulfide reductase → MSAVIGEKVPNFGVSEWVQGAPTNFDQEKDHIVILEVFQVNCPGCFMHALPEAIEIYNKYKDEGVRVLGLATAFEDFDKNTLDNLKMLAETGEVIGETKNALSMYGQLKDGKLSYKIPFPLGMDNLTKTSGEISQEKIMQFIYPQIPDFDSQSEDYKKQIIQRVKDYMKSKEYSAETFEKFALQGTPSTIIVDRKGILRNVSFGQTGHIEPLIQKLLAED, encoded by the coding sequence ATGAGCGCAGTGATAGGCGAAAAAGTACCAAATTTCGGGGTTTCTGAATGGGTTCAGGGAGCCCCAACCAACTTTGACCAAGAAAAAGACCACATTGTGATTTTGGAAGTGTTTCAAGTCAATTGCCCAGGATGCTTTATGCATGCACTTCCAGAGGCAATTGAAATCTACAACAAGTACAAAGATGAAGGAGTAAGAGTTTTGGGTCTTGCCACGGCGTTTGAAGATTTTGACAAGAATACGCTTGATAATTTGAAGATGCTTGCAGAAACTGGAGAGGTAATTGGCGAGACAAAGAACGCACTATCAATGTATGGACAACTCAAAGACGGAAAACTGTCTTACAAGATTCCATTTCCGTTAGGAATGGACAATTTAACAAAGACTTCGGGTGAAATCAGTCAAGAAAAGATAATGCAATTCATATATCCGCAAATCCCTGATTTTGATTCTCAATCAGAGGATTACAAAAAACAGATCATCCAAAGAGTCAAGGACTATATGAAATCAAAAGAATATTCAGCTGAAACCTTTGAAAAATTTGCATTGCAAGGAACTCCTTCCACAATCATAGTAGACAGAAAAGGAATTCTCAGAAATGTGTCTTTTGGACAGACCGGACATATAGAGCCGTTAATTCAAAAATTACTTGCAGAAGACTGA
- a CDS encoding tRNA (N(6)-L-threonylcarbamoyladenosine(37)-C(2))-methylthiotransferase — protein MAKIYVEAYGCSASFADSEMISGLIQNGGHTLVGSSSESDLNIVVTCSVKDSTANKMMHRIKSLKTKPLIVAGCLPKAEQSVVEKFSEKASLLGPNSLGKTIQIINSTLKGRKQIALEDSDLSKVGLPKVRLNPTVGIVEIASGCLSECTFCQTKLSKGDLSSYRLGDIVRQIQTEIKEGCKEVWLTSTDNGCYGFDIGTDLPSLIDAVVEIPNNFMVRVGMMNPMYMPRIKDKLIKSFDNNKVFKFLHIPVQSGSDKVLHDMKRGHTSGTFRDIVKKARERFEQFTISTDIIVGFPTETEEDFQETIALLDETKPDVVNLSRFSARPGTDAAELKQLDAAEVKRRTKIIFEQISKLSMESNKKWIGWKGRVLFDENTDEGIKGRNFAYKPVAVADKVDIGDSHIVEITDASVKRLVGKIAS, from the coding sequence ATGGCAAAAATTTACGTAGAAGCTTATGGATGTTCCGCAAGCTTTGCAGACTCGGAGATGATTTCAGGACTGATTCAGAACGGAGGGCACACTCTGGTAGGAAGTTCTTCAGAATCAGATCTCAACATAGTTGTCACATGCTCTGTCAAAGATTCTACTGCAAACAAAATGATGCACAGAATAAAATCGTTAAAGACAAAGCCACTAATTGTTGCAGGATGCTTACCAAAAGCAGAACAGAGCGTTGTTGAAAAATTTTCAGAAAAAGCCAGTCTTTTAGGACCCAATTCATTAGGCAAAACAATTCAGATAATCAATTCAACCCTGAAAGGGAGAAAGCAAATTGCTTTAGAAGATTCTGATTTATCCAAAGTCGGACTTCCAAAAGTCAGACTCAATCCAACTGTAGGAATTGTAGAGATTGCAAGTGGATGTTTGAGTGAATGTACATTTTGTCAGACAAAACTATCCAAGGGAGATCTTTCAAGTTATAGATTGGGGGACATTGTCAGACAAATCCAAACAGAGATCAAAGAGGGATGTAAAGAAGTATGGTTGACTTCAACAGACAATGGATGTTATGGATTCGACATAGGGACGGATTTGCCATCATTGATTGACGCAGTTGTAGAAATCCCAAATAATTTCATGGTAAGAGTTGGCATGATGAATCCAATGTACATGCCTAGAATCAAAGACAAATTAATCAAATCTTTTGATAATAACAAAGTCTTCAAATTCCTGCACATTCCGGTACAAAGTGGAAGTGATAAGGTTCTACATGATATGAAGAGAGGCCATACATCTGGAACCTTTAGAGACATAGTAAAAAAAGCAAGAGAGAGATTCGAACAGTTTACAATTTCCACAGACATCATAGTAGGATTCCCTACAGAGACCGAGGAAGATTTTCAGGAAACAATTGCTTTGCTGGATGAGACAAAACCCGATGTTGTGAATCTATCCAGATTCAGTGCAAGACCAGGTACAGACGCTGCAGAATTAAAGCAGTTAGACGCAGCAGAAGTGAAACGTAGAACCAAGATAATTTTTGAACAGATCAGTAAACTATCGATGGAAAGCAACAAAAAATGGATCGGTTGGAAAGGCAGAGTTCTGTTTGACGAAAATACAGACGAGGGAATTAAAGGCAGAAACTTTGCTTACAAGCCTGTAGCAGTTGCAGATAAAGTAGAC
- a CDS encoding response regulator, translating to MANPLRFSKILIVDDSEAFRLKVKSILIDAQIGYYFYEARDGKEAVEQYISKKPHVVIMDILMPNVDGLTAIAAIRKYDPNAKIIVASTKDNKELVDDAIKTGGAKDFIFKPFNSGVVVMAVSKQLLMKKETTKPANNSTKKPLMYNGVTYGSVNGISNDGEFVLSVNKDDEADKIVSQMQDIKDMGNYYEIIL from the coding sequence ATGGCAAACCCGTTGCGCTTCAGCAAGATCCTCATCGTAGATGATTCAGAGGCATTCAGATTGAAGGTGAAGAGCATCCTCATAGATGCTCAAATAGGATATTATTTTTATGAAGCAAGAGACGGGAAGGAAGCAGTAGAGCAGTACATCTCTAAAAAACCACATGTCGTGATAATGGACATACTGATGCCCAATGTAGATGGCCTGACTGCAATAGCTGCAATTAGAAAATATGATCCTAATGCAAAAATAATAGTTGCGTCAACCAAAGACAACAAAGAACTGGTTGACGACGCAATAAAGACAGGCGGAGCAAAAGACTTTATTTTCAAGCCATTTAATTCAGGAGTGGTTGTTATGGCAGTTTCAAAACAACTGCTTATGAAAAAGGAAACAACAAAACCGGCAAACAATTCTACAAAAAAGCCACTGATGTACAACGGTGTAACATATGGAAGTGTAAACGGAATAAGTAATGACGGAGAGTTTGTACTTAGCGTAAACAAGGATGATGAAGCAGACAAAATCGTATCACAAATGCAAGACATTAAGGATATGGGAAATTATTACGAGATAATTTTGTAA
- a CDS encoding response regulator, whose product MGINPRVVVIDDSKSNLDVFCEFLTLNNVDVVGQGKNGVEAVQLFEQHDPDVMLVDLAMPVYDGYFALNNILAVDKNAKVVIITALEGKKDTPKLLKLGAVDVLQKPIDLNRVVDVINNIFKEKKLLQV is encoded by the coding sequence ATGGGTATTAATCCTCGCGTTGTTGTAATAGATGACTCGAAATCCAATTTGGATGTTTTTTGCGAATTCCTGACTCTGAATAACGTGGACGTTGTGGGACAGGGAAAAAACGGCGTTGAGGCAGTCCAACTTTTTGAGCAACATGATCCGGATGTCATGTTGGTAGATTTGGCAATGCCTGTCTATGACGGGTATTTTGCGCTAAACAATATTTTGGCAGTGGATAAAAATGCCAAGGTTGTAATTATCACTGCCTTGGAAGGGAAAAAAGACACGCCAAAATTATTGAAACTTGGCGCAGTTGACGTTCTGCAAAAACCCATTGATCTGAATCGAGTTGTTGATGTGATAAATAACATATTCAAAGAAAAGAAGCTCCTGCAAGTTTAG
- a CDS encoding DUF6659 family protein, translated as MNYEKFCSEILDADPKIRFATVYDEWAVRVAGGMREGIENLLSDHAEKELVNLSIMDWKARKDMSKWLGMTKYTLGEYDKVKRFSFYLGDDHLLLVSAEKDSDTNVVVDEVIKLYYKNQN; from the coding sequence ATGAATTATGAAAAATTCTGCTCTGAAATTTTAGATGCAGATCCAAAAATTAGATTTGCAACAGTTTATGATGAATGGGCAGTCCGCGTTGCAGGCGGGATGAGAGAAGGGATTGAAAATTTACTTTCTGACCATGCTGAAAAAGAGTTGGTTAATCTCTCAATCATGGATTGGAAAGCGCGCAAGGATATGTCAAAGTGGCTTGGCATGACAAAATACACTCTGGGTGAATACGACAAAGTAAAACGTTTTTCATTTTATCTTGGAGATGATCATCTGCTGCTAGTCAGCGCTGAAAAAGATTCCGACACAAATGTTGTAGTTGATGAAGTGATCAAACTTTATTACAAAAATCAAAACTAG
- a CDS encoding aspartate ammonia-lyase, giving the protein MKFRLDQDSLGKIKIPSDAYYGAFTGRAIKQYHVTGNKSHENLIKSFVMIKRSAAVANMKTKAIDAKRGKAIVSACDKIISGKYIDQFVVDMINSGAGTAFNMNSNEVIANVALEVLHKKKGQYEFLHPNDHVNMSQSSNDTYPTAMHVAILMNLKDTIPAIDVLIKSLSKKAKQFSSFKKIGRTHLMDALPVTLGSEFGAYVTSITKARNEIVSSQKELQNVALGGTAVGSGANTPKGYRKIAISELSKISKLALKPERDMQHGLQSKFAVANASSALRNLALEIGKLANDIRLMASGPIAGLAELGIPAVHAGSSIMPGKVNPSLAECMNMICFNIIGNDTAVSYAAQSGQFELNVMLPGMLKCMLESTDMLKNFLPIFSANLIDGLTANKEKLRADIENSPVIVTLLTPKIGYLKSAELFKESLKTGKTIRELVVSKKLMSNKEIDSLFG; this is encoded by the coding sequence ATGAAATTCAGGCTGGATCAAGATTCACTTGGAAAAATCAAAATTCCATCTGATGCATATTATGGAGCATTTACTGGAAGAGCAATCAAACAATACCACGTTACTGGAAACAAAAGCCATGAGAATTTAATAAAATCATTTGTAATGATCAAGCGCTCAGCAGCGGTTGCAAACATGAAGACCAAAGCTATTGATGCAAAACGAGGAAAAGCCATAGTTTCGGCATGTGACAAAATAATCTCTGGAAAATACATAGATCAGTTTGTAGTGGACATGATAAATTCCGGAGCAGGAACTGCATTTAACATGAATTCTAATGAGGTGATTGCAAATGTAGCGCTAGAAGTATTGCACAAAAAGAAAGGACAATACGAATTCCTTCATCCAAATGACCATGTTAACATGTCGCAATCAAGTAACGACACATACCCAACTGCAATGCATGTTGCAATTTTGATGAACCTAAAAGACACAATTCCTGCAATCGATGTTTTAATAAAATCACTATCAAAAAAGGCGAAACAGTTTTCATCATTTAAGAAAATTGGGAGAACCCATCTAATGGACGCATTGCCAGTTACATTGGGAAGTGAATTTGGAGCATATGTGACATCAATCACAAAAGCAAGAAATGAAATCGTTTCATCCCAAAAGGAACTACAAAACGTGGCACTGGGTGGTACGGCTGTAGGTTCTGGGGCAAACACTCCCAAAGGTTATAGAAAGATTGCAATTTCCGAACTTTCAAAAATTTCAAAACTTGCATTGAAACCAGAAAGAGACATGCAGCATGGTTTGCAAAGTAAATTCGCAGTTGCAAATGCATCAAGTGCTTTAAGAAATTTGGCTTTAGAGATTGGAAAACTGGCAAATGATATCAGACTAATGGCATCTGGTCCAATTGCAGGATTGGCAGAACTCGGAATTCCCGCAGTTCATGCAGGGTCATCAATCATGCCAGGAAAAGTAAACCCGTCTTTAGCTGAATGCATGAACATGATTTGCTTTAACATAATTGGAAATGATACGGCAGTATCTTATGCTGCACAGAGTGGACAGTTTGAACTTAATGTGATGTTGCCTGGAATGCTAAAATGCATGCTAGAATCAACTGACATGCTTAAAAATTTCTTGCCAATATTTTCTGCAAATCTAATTGACGGACTTACTGCCAACAAAGAAAAACTTCGTGCAGACATTGAAAACAGTCCAGTAATAGTCACATTGCTAACTCCAAAAATAGGATATCTAAAATCGGCAGAACTTTTCAAAGAATCTCTAAAAACTGGGAAAACTATCAGAGAACTTGTTGTTTCAAAGAAGCTAATGAGCAACAAAGAGATTGATTCTCTCTTCGGATAG
- a CDS encoding thr operon leader peptide, whose protein sequence is MNKHSIITGIAIIVIVIPFAVSGLNILGAQQLEYRWNNPGEFKFFTMSNHGEMEFCNTMPFWTNFQKFEIGAFYDSKNIGSFVVKPAAINPLSSHVQEGIFSSEEIQASQHIFMTLDFEFDGGDIRLDPNKFIILVQIDTPIIGLIPYSTTTQMSGFDFDKMMNSENLSCD, encoded by the coding sequence ATGAACAAACATTCAATCATTACAGGAATTGCAATAATCGTGATTGTTATTCCATTTGCAGTTTCAGGATTAAACATTCTTGGAGCACAGCAATTAGAATACAGATGGAACAACCCGGGAGAATTCAAGTTCTTTACAATGTCCAATCACGGCGAGATGGAATTTTGCAATACAATGCCATTCTGGACAAATTTTCAGAAATTTGAGATAGGCGCATTTTATGATTCAAAAAACATAGGGTCTTTTGTGGTAAAACCGGCAGCAATTAATCCTTTATCATCACATGTGCAAGAAGGGATTTTTTCATCAGAGGAGATTCAAGCATCACAGCACATCTTCATGACATTGGATTTTGAGTTTGACGGGGGAGACATAAGACTGGATCCTAACAAATTCATAATTTTAGTCCAGATTGATACGCCAATTATCGGACTAATTCCATATTCAACCACTACTCAGATGTCTGGCTTCGATTTTGATAAAATGATGAACTCAGAAAATTTGTCTTGTGATTAG
- a CDS encoding 50S ribosomal protein L15e: MPSHQDKTWIRLWNENAPELRERIVGWRKQNAITRIDKPSRIERARRLGYKAKQGIIVVRMRVGTGGMRKQRPTGGRRPKHLGVTRIKADDDMKTVANRRVLERYPNMKLLGSYFIYKDGMHYWFEVILADPQHPRIAQDKELNRQISQTA; the protein is encoded by the coding sequence ATGCCTAGTCATCAAGATAAGACGTGGATCCGACTTTGGAATGAGAATGCTCCTGAATTACGTGAGCGTATTGTCGGATGGCGTAAACAAAATGCTATCACTAGAATTGACAAACCAAGTCGAATAGAGAGAGCTAGAAGATTAGGTTACAAAGCAAAACAAGGAATCATTGTTGTCAGAATGAGAGTCGGAACTGGCGGTATGAGAAAACAAAGACCTACTGGTGGTAGAAGGCCAAAACATCTGGGTGTCACAAGAATCAAGGCCGACGATGATATGAAGACTGTTGCAAATAGAAGAGTTCTTGAACGTTACCCAAACATGAAACTTTTAGGTTCATACTTTATCTACAAAGACGGAATGCATTACTGGTTTGAAGTCATTTTAGCAGATCCGCAGCATCCACGAATTGCCCAGGATAAAGAATTAAACAGACAGATTTCTCAAACTGCATAA
- a CDS encoding sensor histidine kinase codes for MRKYLVRKNFDENNTDPMNAPNRTVFYERERKSYEHNTQKSSSESEEEIETTASLIQTKKMDLEEGQPLLNSEAKRIFQDSLTALNAADKQRNDIIYMQLESEKKISQELNRKLHANLSKIASAEVELIKRKNQLEDELHEKTKQLVNSERMAAIGELSGRLAHELRTPLTVIKGSVGVLKLRKGTEIDNFVMERLALMEESVSRMNHQVEQVLNYVQKIPLDKKDVSLKQVLQKSLSLIQRNPNITILTPKNDITFNCDSIKMEIIFGNLLLNAVQAIGTESGQIAIELGETEDSIKITVQDSGSGVPDEVGEKIFEPLVSLRQDGTGLGLSSVKNVVEQHNGKISFTNNPTKFTVVFPKVTR; via the coding sequence ATGCGCAAATATCTTGTCAGGAAGAATTTTGATGAAAACAACACAGACCCTATGAACGCGCCTAACAGAACAGTGTTTTATGAAAGAGAGAGGAAATCATATGAGCATAACACACAAAAATCGTCTTCAGAAAGCGAAGAGGAAATTGAAACAACCGCCTCATTGATTCAAACTAAAAAGATGGATTTGGAAGAGGGTCAACCATTACTTAATTCGGAAGCAAAAAGAATCTTTCAAGATTCATTAACTGCGTTGAATGCGGCTGACAAACAAAGAAATGACATCATCTACATGCAGTTAGAATCAGAGAAAAAGATATCTCAAGAGCTCAACAGAAAACTCCATGCAAATTTATCAAAAATTGCAAGCGCAGAAGTCGAACTTATAAAAAGAAAGAACCAGTTGGAGGACGAATTACATGAGAAGACTAAACAGCTAGTAAATTCTGAACGAATGGCAGCAATAGGAGAATTATCAGGACGTCTTGCACATGAGTTACGTACGCCGCTGACTGTCATTAAAGGGTCTGTAGGGGTTCTAAAGCTTAGAAAGGGCACTGAGATTGATAATTTCGTCATGGAAAGACTGGCATTGATGGAGGAGTCTGTCAGCAGAATGAACCATCAAGTAGAGCAAGTTCTAAATTATGTTCAAAAGATTCCACTTGATAAAAAAGATGTTTCATTAAAACAAGTTCTTCAAAAGTCTCTGTCACTAATTCAAAGGAATCCAAACATAACAATCCTTACTCCAAAAAATGACATCACATTCAACTGTGACTCGATAAAAATGGAAATCATATTTGGAAATCTTTTGTTAAATGCAGTTCAGGCAATAGGAACAGAATCAGGACAAATAGCAATCGAACTTGGTGAAACAGAAGATTCCATTAAAATCACGGTTCAAGATTCAGGATCTGGTGTGCCAGATGAAGTAGGTGAGAAAATTTTTGAGCCACTAGTTTCATTGAGACAAGACGGAACTGGCTTGGGACTCTCCAGTGTAAAGAATGTCGTAGAGCAGCACAATGGAAAAATTAGTTTTACAAACAATCCAACAAAGTTTACGGTTGTTTTTCCAAAAGTAACAAGATAG
- a CDS encoding plastocyanin/azurin family copper-binding protein, protein MRLDFSVGVIVIVGVLAAVSIGFIAMNPDEIIQPRMVSVDEPTVCTLEWNPMCGVDGETYGNLCMLNAADVNLDYAGECMVAEPTPEPEPTPEPEPTPEPEPTPEPTMTMPVATTGVHTVNIAEGSSIPGCEETNECYLPSLITISVGDIVTWNNPDSAAHTVTSGNISDGHDGVFDSGLFMSGSTFEFTFDESGTFDYFCMVHPWMIGQVIVNDVEEMVVIEEPTSEPIMESEPTMEMEPEVIAEPEKTSIVSIPPGAAIPGCDETNECYLPYEITISVGQSVTWSNDDSAAHTVTSGTVNAGVTGVFDSGLFMSGSTFEHTFEKAGKYDYFCMVHPWMTGKVIVS, encoded by the coding sequence ATGAGATTGGACTTTTCGGTTGGAGTTATTGTAATTGTTGGCGTTCTTGCGGCTGTTTCCATTGGATTCATTGCAATGAACCCTGATGAAATTATTCAACCAAGAATGGTCTCAGTGGATGAACCCACTGTCTGTACCCTTGAGTGGAATCCAATGTGTGGCGTTGACGGTGAAACCTATGGCAATCTGTGCATGTTGAATGCCGCTGATGTGAACCTAGATTATGCAGGTGAATGCATGGTTGCAGAACCAACACCAGAACCTGAACCAACACCAGAACCTGAACCAACACCAGAACCTGAACCAACACCAGAACCAACAATGACTATGCCTGTAGCAACAACTGGGGTTCACACTGTAAACATTGCTGAAGGCTCTTCAATTCCAGGATGTGAAGAGACAAACGAATGTTACTTGCCTTCTCTAATTACAATTTCTGTAGGTGATATCGTAACATGGAATAATCCTGACAGTGCAGCTCATACTGTAACTAGTGGAAATATTTCCGATGGACATGATGGTGTCTTTGACTCTGGCTTGTTTATGTCTGGTTCAACTTTTGAATTTACTTTTGATGAGTCGGGAACTTTTGATTACTTTTGCATGGTTCATCCTTGGATGATTGGTCAAGTTATTGTTAATGATGTTGAAGAGATGGTAGTAATTGAAGAGCCAACTTCTGAACCAATAATGGAATCCGAACCAACGATGGAGATGGAACCAGAAGTAATTGCAGAACCTGAAAAAACATCTATAGTTTCAATTCCACCTGGTGCTGCAATTCCCGGATGTGACGAGACAAACGAATGTTACTTGCCTTATGAAATTACAATTTCTGTAGGCCAATCAGTAACTTGGAGCAATGATGATTCGGCAGCTCATACTGTAACTAGTGGAACTGTTAATGCTGGAGTGACTGGAGTGTTTGACTCTGGCTTGTTCATGTCTGGTTCAACTTTTGAGCATACGTTTGAGAAAGCAGGAAAATATGATTACTTTTGTATGGTTCATCCTTGGATGACTGGCAAAGTAATTGTTAGTTAG
- a CDS encoding HEAT repeat domain-containing protein translates to MTDERLALFAEMESKYEQKDTDYFVSLLEHPDYVVRTRVACILVDFGGEDKVQYIAKVLKNDDNELVRHEAAFALGQMSYSSAIPPLTDATLNDPSMFVRHEAAIALGVVGNKDAKEALQKALNDPDLPVVESAVVALSNIEFMEKLSKNEQFAKLTGG, encoded by the coding sequence GTGACTGACGAACGATTGGCTCTTTTTGCTGAAATGGAGTCAAAGTATGAACAAAAAGACACTGATTATTTTGTATCTCTTTTGGAGCATCCTGATTATGTAGTTAGAACAAGGGTGGCTTGCATCCTGGTTGACTTTGGTGGGGAAGATAAAGTTCAGTATATTGCCAAAGTTTTAAAAAATGATGACAATGAACTGGTTCGGCATGAAGCGGCATTTGCATTGGGACAGATGAGTTATTCCAGTGCAATACCACCATTGACTGATGCGACCCTTAATGACCCAAGCATGTTTGTAAGACATGAAGCGGCAATTGCCTTGGGTGTTGTGGGGAATAAAGACGCAAAAGAAGCTCTTCAAAAGGCATTAAACGATCCAGACCTGCCAGTCGTAGAATCTGCAGTTGTCGCACTATCTAATATTGAATTTATGGAAAAGTTAAGTAAGAATGAGCAATTTGCAAAGTTAACGGGTGGATGA